TGAGCTTGATCGAGCGGCGGGTTTCCGGCGTGATCTGGGCCCGGTAGCCGCCCTTCCGGAGCAGCGAGTCGATCGTCTGCGTTTGGTCCCAGCCTGGGTGGGTGAGAAGGGGacggaaaagtgaaaaagagagatacGTGAGAAAGGACACCAGGCGCAGTGGCAAAGGACAACCGAAGTGGGTACCTTGCTCCGTGGCCACCTGCGGCAGATAGGTGGCGGTGCGTTTGGAGCCGCGCTCGTTGTAGAACTCGATCCGGATGCCGTGAATGCCGAGCGTCCAGTCCAGGTAACCGCGCGCCTCCTCGAAGCCTTGCAGGATTGACACCGAGACGGTCAGTCTTTGGATCTCATCACGGGTGATTGGCGAGAAACGGGAGTCTCTTAAAGCACTTGTTATTGCATACTCTCGAAGACCTGCAAAGGCGAGAAAGGAGGCGGGAAAACGCGTGTGTCAGGAAGGCGGAAAAGCTACTCCAGGATGCAGAACCTGGCCAGCACCTGAATGTAAACGCATCGCGCTGAAGGTTCCGATGCAACCGCGCAGCCGCTTGTCCTTTCCGATCTTCCAGGTCACGAACAATGGACTGaaaggaacgaaaacgaaaaagaaaaaaaacatagtaGTACCAGGCGCATCCGTAGCGGCGTATGCTCTTACAAAGGATCATTGGTGAAGCACGGTGCACGCGGTTCCTCCATATTGTGCAGCTCGCGGTACAGCACCtcgaagcagaagaagcacaTTTCCGGCATCGAACCGATCATCGAGGACTGCTGCCCAATCAGACCGTGGCCATTCATCATGTAACCGTTGAGCGCCATCGATGAGGTtgaggacgacgacgaagatgacgacgaggacgaggactgctgctgctggccaccATTATTACGGCCATGAAAGCTGTGATTGTTCTGGACGACATCGACGCCATTAGAAGCGCGTCCACCGGGCGAGGACGAGCAGTACCCGTTGGTAGAGGCGTAGGTCCCGTTGAGCTTCTGCTTCTTCGTACCACAGCAGCTGGACGACATGGTGAAGTTATTGGGTTGATGCGATGAACGTACAGTTGCTCTCCCCGACCGATAGAGGCTGGTGGATTGCGCTTGATCCGCTTGGCTTCGAGGCCACGGCACGATTGATTGATGGAAGCTGACACGGTGGATTGAGATCTTGGAATTCCACCAACGCTGTGGCTGTGGCTAGTTGTGCAGGGGTTGTCGTTGAAGATCAAGTTAGAACGAGTATCTAAAAGGAGGTAAGAAGCTGTTGTAGTTATGATAATCTTgatataattaaaattcagCTTGGTTCTCTGGTAGAGCATGTCAACGTATCCGTACCCTGGGTTCATGATATCAAAACCTGCGTTAATCAAAACATGGTTTCATCACATCATGCATAGGGCCTTGTTTATCAAGAAAATTAATGGAATGAAGCAGCTAAGAGTCGCTTGCAAGATGTCGTCtaataataaattttgcaCTTCATTAcatcgcaacaaaaaaaagaaaatcgttaaGTTTAGCAACTGGAAACTGGAGCGTTTTTAAATTTCAGCCCTTCTGTTTGTACCGAGTTTGTACAAAGTTGCGGTTGGCTCTGAGCCAGGCCGGGAAAAAATACCAATTCTTCTGAatatcgaaaggaaaaatgccTGGTGCATGATTAATCGCCTACCTCCTTACACTGCGATATGCATTTGACCTCAGACATAGGCTGAATTGTCAGGGAGAAAAGGTATTGCTATTGGTTGTGACACCACTCGCTCTGCCTCTGTCTCGCTCGTTCTTTCCTGCTTCCTCCAATGCTTGGTCCTATCCGAGCGGAAGGTGACGACTGGGTGTTGCTGGTCTCACTGGTCGTACATCTTTCGCTGGCGGAGTTTTTGCGGACAACGACGGTGACGGTTTTGCTTCACTGTCCCTGCATCTGGTGGCAAACGGTTGCTGTGGAAGGAAGAGCAAACGGAAAGGAACGCTCGTTAGCAAAGACGAACCTGAAACAACACTTTCACATAATATGGTTTTCCCGAGTTTTCCACACTGAAATCATGGCGCCGACCTTGGTGTGAAATGTGGAAAAACCGAGGCTAGGCGCGTTAAGGTCAGCCAAAACGAAGCCGTCGATGGTTTGGAAGCTGCACAAACAGGCACTGTTCGATTGAGATTTAACCTGCATGGAGGGTGGATAGGAACGAGCGGCGGAGAACCTTTTGCCATTCGAATTGCAGCGAAACTGACGGGAAAATGTCTGCCATCTGCGAGCTTCTTCGGAGGAAGTGAAAACCTCAACATTACGT
This genomic interval from Anopheles nili chromosome X, idAnoNiliSN_F5_01, whole genome shotgun sequence contains the following:
- the LOC128728268 gene encoding uncharacterized protein CG5902, giving the protein MSSSCCGTKKQKLNGTYASTNGYCSSSPGGRASNGVDVVQNNHSFHGRNNGGQQQQSSSSSSSSSSSSTSSMALNGYMMNGHGLIGQQSSMIGSMPEMCFFCFEVLYRELHNMEEPRAPCFTNDPFPLFVTWKIGKDKRLRGCIGTFSAMRLHSGLREYAITSALRDSRFSPITRDEIQRLTVSVSILQGFEEARGYLDWTLGIHGIRIEFYNERGSKRTATYLPQVATEQGWDQTQTIDSLLRKGGYRAQITPETRRSIKLTRYTSQECQMSYGEYRDLLEKQSHYHGQLCKMQC